In Streptomyces sp. RFCAC02, the following proteins share a genomic window:
- the thrC gene encoding threonine synthase, with translation MSATSRQWRGVIEEYRDRLPVTSETPVVTLREGGTPLVPAQVLSERTGCEVHLKVEGANPTGSFKDRGMTMAITKAKEEGARAVICASTGNTSASAAAYAVRAGMVCAVLVPQGKIALGKMGQALVHGARILQVDGNFDDCLTLARGLSEKYPVALVNSVNPVRIEGQKTAAFEIVDMLGDAPDIHVLPVGNAGNITAYWKGYREYAADGPATRTPRMWGYQASGAAPIVRGEPVKEPTTIATAIRIGNPASWAYAEAARDESGGLIDEVTDRQILSAYRLLAAQEGVFVEPASAASVAGLLKAHEQGLLDPGQRVVCTVTGNGLKDPDWAVSGAPRPIVVPVDADAAAERLGLA, from the coding sequence ATGTCCGCCACCAGCCGTCAGTGGCGGGGTGTCATCGAGGAGTACCGGGACCGGCTGCCGGTGACGTCCGAGACGCCCGTGGTGACCCTGCGTGAGGGCGGTACGCCGCTGGTGCCCGCCCAGGTCCTCTCCGAGCGCACCGGGTGCGAGGTCCACCTGAAGGTCGAGGGCGCGAACCCGACCGGTTCCTTCAAGGACCGGGGCATGACCATGGCCATCACGAAGGCCAAGGAGGAGGGCGCGCGCGCCGTCATCTGCGCCTCCACCGGCAACACGTCCGCCTCCGCCGCCGCGTACGCGGTGCGCGCCGGCATGGTGTGCGCGGTGCTCGTCCCGCAGGGGAAGATCGCCCTCGGCAAGATGGGCCAGGCCCTGGTGCACGGCGCCCGCATCCTCCAGGTCGACGGCAACTTCGACGACTGCCTGACGCTGGCGCGCGGCCTGTCCGAGAAGTACCCGGTGGCGCTCGTCAACTCGGTGAACCCGGTGCGCATCGAGGGCCAGAAGACAGCGGCCTTCGAGATCGTCGACATGCTCGGCGACGCCCCCGACATCCATGTCCTGCCGGTCGGCAACGCGGGCAACATCACGGCGTACTGGAAGGGCTACCGCGAGTACGCGGCCGACGGCCCGGCGACCCGCACCCCCCGCATGTGGGGCTACCAGGCGTCCGGCGCGGCCCCGATCGTGCGCGGCGAGCCGGTGAAGGAGCCGACGACGATCGCCACGGCCATCCGCATCGGCAACCCGGCCTCCTGGGCGTACGCGGAGGCGGCCAGGGACGAGTCGGGCGGCCTGATCGACGAGGTGACGGACCGCCAGATCCTGTCGGCGTACCGGCTGTTGGCGGCCCAGGAGGGCGTCTTCGTCGAGCCCGCGTCGGCCGCGTCGGTGGCCGGTCTGCTGAAGGCGCACGAGCAGGGGCTCCTCGACCCGGGCCAGCGCGTCGTGTGCACCGTCACGGGCAACGGCCTGAAGGACCCCGACTGGGCCGTGTCCGGCGCGCCCCGCCCGATCGTCGTCCCCGTGGACGCCGACGCCGCCGCCGAGCGCCTCGGCCTGGCCTGA
- the thrB gene encoding homoserine kinase encodes MAHPAFRAAAVRVRVPATSANLGPGFDALGLALGLYDDVVVRVADTGLHLDIAGEGADTLPRDEGNLLVRSLRTAFDALGGQPRGLEIVCANRIPHGRGLGSSSAAICAGLMAARAVTTGGEHKIDDGALLELAAEIEGHPDNVAACLLGGFTLAWGEGGAVRAVRMDPAPGVVPVVFVPARPLSTEAARGLLPRTVPHVDAAVNAGRAALLVEALTRRPELLLPATEDRLHQEYRAPAMPESVELVRRLRAEGVPAVISGAGPTVLALADDGQAEKAALLAGDGWAANRLALDAAGASVLPLSGTAQ; translated from the coding sequence ATGGCCCATCCCGCCTTCCGCGCCGCCGCAGTGCGCGTCCGTGTACCCGCGACCAGCGCGAACCTGGGTCCGGGCTTCGACGCGCTGGGGCTCGCGCTCGGGCTCTACGACGATGTCGTCGTCCGTGTCGCCGACACCGGCCTCCACCTGGACATCGCGGGCGAGGGCGCCGACACGCTGCCCCGCGACGAGGGGAACCTGCTGGTCCGCTCGCTGCGCACCGCGTTCGACGCGCTCGGCGGCCAGCCGCGCGGCCTGGAGATCGTCTGCGCCAACCGCATCCCGCACGGCCGGGGCCTCGGCTCGTCGTCCGCAGCGATCTGCGCGGGCCTGATGGCGGCCCGCGCGGTCACCACCGGCGGCGAGCACAAGATCGACGACGGTGCGCTGCTGGAGCTGGCCGCCGAGATCGAGGGCCACCCGGACAATGTCGCCGCCTGTCTCCTCGGCGGTTTCACGCTGGCCTGGGGCGAGGGCGGCGCGGTCCGCGCCGTGCGCATGGACCCGGCGCCGGGCGTCGTGCCGGTCGTGTTCGTGCCCGCCCGTCCGCTGTCCACCGAGGCGGCCCGCGGGCTGCTGCCGAGGACCGTCCCCCATGTGGACGCCGCGGTGAACGCCGGCCGTGCCGCGCTGCTGGTCGAGGCCCTCACGCGGCGGCCGGAGCTGCTGCTGCCGGCCACCGAGGACCGCCTCCACCAGGAGTACCGCGCGCCCGCCATGCCGGAGAGCGTCGAGCTGGTGCGCCGGCTGCGGGCGGAGGGCGTCCCCGCGGTGATCTCGGGTGCCGGGCCGACGGTCCTGGCCCTCGCCGACGACGGTCAGGCCGAGAAGGCGGCCCTGCTGGCGGGCGACGGCTGGGCGGCGAACCGGCTGGCCCTCGACGCGGCGGGGGCGAGCGTCCTCCCGCTGTCCGGAACGGCGCAGTGA
- the rho gene encoding transcription termination factor Rho: MSDSTDLMGVSADTADKTAGAAAASAPDAPAASAAPRRRRSGTGLEGMVLAELQQVAAKLGIRGTARMRKGQLIEVIKEKQAGGAGAASADTRPADAAAEKPKRRATSRARTGDEAAAQIEIPGQAADAGTSEAAPARAVNGSSEPAEKDRADGAAQPASEQGRAEGGRNAGGDGQQDRQSKRERGRRDKDRDRDKGGNQGGGSQDRDRDKSGGQGGGNQGGGQGRSRDRDRDRDRDRDRDRDRDRDDDFDGGRRGRRGRYRDRRGRRGRDEVVGEPQITEDDVLIPVAGILDILDNYAFVRTSGYLPGPNDVYVSLAQVRKNNLRKGDHVTGAVRQPKDGERREKFNALVRLDSVNGMAAEQGRNRPEFNKLTPLYPQERLRLENDPGALIPRIIDLVSPIGKGQRGLIVAPPRTGKTTIMQSIANAITRNNPECHLMVVLVDERPEEVTDMQRAVKGEVISSTFDRPSEDHTTIAELAIERAKRLVELGHDVVLLLDNITRLGRAYNQAAPASGRILSGGVDSAALYPPKKFFGAARNIEDGGSLTILATALVETGSRMDEVIFEEFKGTGNMELKLDRKLAEKRIFPAVDVDASGTRKEEILLGGDELAIVWKLRRVLHALDQQQAIELLLDRMKKTKSNAEFLLQIQKTTPSPSGE, translated from the coding sequence GTGAGCGACTCCACCGATCTGATGGGCGTGAGTGCCGACACCGCCGACAAGACTGCCGGTGCTGCCGCCGCGTCCGCACCGGACGCTCCTGCCGCCTCCGCCGCGCCCCGGCGCCGGCGTTCCGGCACCGGCCTCGAGGGCATGGTGCTGGCCGAGTTGCAGCAGGTCGCCGCAAAGCTGGGCATCAGGGGCACGGCGCGGATGCGCAAGGGCCAGCTGATCGAGGTCATCAAGGAGAAGCAGGCCGGCGGCGCGGGCGCGGCGAGCGCCGACACCCGTCCGGCCGACGCCGCCGCGGAGAAGCCGAAGCGCCGCGCCACCTCCCGGGCCCGCACCGGTGACGAGGCGGCCGCGCAGATCGAGATCCCCGGCCAGGCCGCCGACGCGGGGACGTCCGAGGCGGCGCCCGCCAGGGCGGTGAACGGCTCGTCCGAGCCGGCCGAGAAGGACCGTGCCGACGGCGCCGCGCAGCCGGCGTCCGAGCAGGGCCGCGCCGAGGGCGGCAGGAACGCGGGCGGCGACGGTCAGCAGGACCGTCAGTCCAAGCGCGAGCGCGGCCGCCGTGACAAGGACCGCGACCGCGACAAGGGCGGCAACCAGGGCGGCGGCAGCCAGGACCGCGACCGCGACAAGAGCGGTGGCCAGGGCGGCGGCAACCAGGGCGGCGGCCAGGGCCGCAGCCGGGACCGGGACCGCGACCGGGACCGGGACCGCGACCGCGACCGGGACCGGGACCGTGACGACGACTTCGACGGCGGCCGCCGCGGCCGCCGCGGCCGGTACCGCGACCGGCGCGGGCGCCGGGGCCGCGACGAGGTCGTCGGCGAGCCGCAGATCACCGAGGACGACGTGCTGATCCCCGTCGCGGGCATCCTCGACATCCTCGACAACTACGCCTTCGTCCGGACCTCCGGCTACCTCCCCGGCCCGAACGACGTGTACGTGTCGCTGGCCCAGGTCCGGAAGAACAACCTGCGCAAGGGCGACCACGTCACCGGCGCCGTCCGGCAGCCGAAGGACGGCGAGCGCCGCGAGAAGTTCAACGCCCTCGTGCGCCTCGACTCCGTCAACGGCATGGCGGCCGAACAGGGCCGCAACCGGCCCGAGTTCAACAAGCTGACCCCGCTGTACCCGCAGGAGCGGCTGCGCCTGGAGAACGACCCGGGCGCCCTGATCCCGCGCATCATCGACCTGGTCTCGCCCATCGGCAAGGGCCAGCGCGGTCTCATCGTGGCCCCGCCGCGCACCGGCAAGACCACGATCATGCAGTCGATCGCCAACGCGATCACCCGCAACAACCCCGAGTGCCACCTCATGGTCGTCCTCGTGGACGAGCGGCCCGAGGAAGTCACCGACATGCAGCGGGCGGTCAAGGGCGAGGTCATCTCCTCGACGTTCGACCGGCCCTCCGAGGACCACACCACGATCGCCGAGCTGGCCATCGAGCGCGCCAAGCGGCTCGTGGAGCTCGGGCACGACGTCGTCCTGCTGCTGGACAACATCACCCGCCTCGGCCGCGCCTACAACCAGGCGGCGCCCGCCTCGGGCCGCATCCTGTCCGGCGGTGTGGACTCCGCCGCGCTCTACCCGCCGAAGAAGTTCTTCGGCGCCGCCCGCAACATCGAGGACGGCGGCTCGCTGACCATCCTCGCCACCGCGCTGGTCGAGACCGGCTCCCGGATGGACGAGGTGATCTTCGAGGAGTTCAAGGGCACCGGCAACATGGAGCTGAAGCTCGACCGGAAGCTCGCCGAGAAGCGCATCTTCCCGGCCGTGGACGTGGACGCCTCCGGCACCCGCAAGGAGGAGATCCTCCTCGGCGGCGATGAGCTGGCCATCGTCTGGAAGCTGCGCCGGGTGCTGCACGCGCTCGACCAGCAGCAGGCCATCGAACTGCTCCTGGACCGGATGAAGAAGACCAAGAGCAACGCCGAGTTCCTCCTGCAGATCCAGAAGACCACGCCCTCGCCCAGCGGCGAGTGA
- a CDS encoding LCP family protein: MSPEPFGSDGGERAARPRGAGDGGRRRRRRALRAALLGLALVLLVAGGGLTALYVKLDGNISGVDIDTALGRDRPADSPNGSTDLLVLGSDSRAGANGAYGGSEPGARADTAMVVHIAENGEAASVVSIPRDTIVDRPACERPGGGTAPARTRSMFNDAYAVGGPVCAVKTVEELTGLRMDHYLEIDFSGFAKLVDTLGGVEITTTEAIDDRDSRLSLPAGTHTLDGDQALALVRTRKAVGDGSDLSRIELQHSFLRALAEQVGDAGLLTDPKRLYDFADAATSSVTTDSSLASVADLTGLARTLRGIDPDRLQTLTLPVTQDPADPNRVLPLESASRAVWDALRADRPVPDSALRGSTAGGHRGDGLIAGE, from the coding sequence ATGAGCCCCGAACCGTTCGGATCGGATGGCGGCGAGCGGGCGGCCCGGCCCCGCGGTGCGGGGGACGGCGGGCGCCGCCGGCGCCGCCGCGCGCTGCGCGCGGCGCTTCTCGGTCTCGCCCTCGTCCTGCTGGTCGCGGGCGGCGGCCTCACGGCGCTGTACGTCAAGCTCGACGGGAACATCAGCGGTGTCGACATCGACACCGCGCTGGGCCGGGACCGCCCCGCCGACAGCCCCAACGGCTCCACGGACCTGCTGGTCCTCGGCTCCGACTCCCGGGCCGGCGCGAACGGCGCCTACGGCGGCAGCGAGCCGGGCGCCCGCGCGGACACCGCGATGGTCGTCCACATCGCCGAGAACGGCGAGGCGGCGAGCGTCGTGTCGATCCCCCGGGACACGATCGTCGACCGGCCCGCGTGCGAGCGTCCCGGCGGCGGCACCGCGCCCGCCAGGACGCGCTCCATGTTCAACGACGCGTACGCGGTCGGTGGCCCCGTGTGCGCGGTCAAGACCGTCGAGGAGCTGACGGGCCTGCGCATGGACCACTACCTGGAGATCGACTTCAGCGGCTTCGCGAAGCTGGTGGACACCCTGGGCGGCGTCGAGATCACCACCACCGAGGCCATCGACGACCGCGACTCGCGGCTCAGCCTGCCCGCCGGGACCCACACCCTCGACGGGGACCAGGCCCTGGCGCTGGTGCGCACCCGCAAGGCCGTGGGCGACGGCAGCGACCTGAGCCGCATCGAGCTGCAGCACAGCTTCCTGCGCGCCCTGGCCGAGCAGGTCGGCGACGCCGGACTGCTCACCGACCCGAAGCGGCTGTACGACTTCGCGGACGCCGCGACCTCGTCCGTCACGACGGACTCGTCCCTCGCGTCCGTGGCCGACCTCACCGGGCTCGCCCGGACCCTGCGCGGCATCGACCCCGACCGGCTCCAGACGCTCACGCTGCCGGTCACCCAGGACCCGGCCGACCCCAACCGCGTGCTGCCCCTGGAATCGGCCTCCCGCGCCGTGTGGGACGCCCTGCGCGCGGACCGGCCCGTCCCCGACTCGGCGCTGCGCGGCTCGACGGCCGGGGGGCACCGGGGGGACGGCCTCATAGCGGGGGAATAA
- the rpmE gene encoding 50S ribosomal protein L31 — protein MKRDIHPAYGETQVSCTCGASFTTRSTISGGSIRADMCSECHPFYTGKQKILDTGGRVARFEARFGKNAGSTRK, from the coding sequence GTGAAGCGCGACATCCACCCGGCGTACGGCGAGACCCAGGTGAGCTGCACCTGTGGCGCCTCGTTCACCACCCGCAGCACCATCAGCGGCGGCAGCATCCGCGCCGACATGTGCTCGGAGTGCCACCCGTTCTACACCGGCAAGCAGAAGATCCTCGACACCGGTGGCCGCGTGGCCCGCTTCGAGGCGCGGTTCGGCAAGAACGCCGGGTCCACCCGCAAGTAG
- the prfA gene encoding peptide chain release factor 1, whose product MFEAVEELIGEHADLERKLADPAVHADQNAARRLGRRYAELTPVVTAYRAWKSLGDDIETARELAAEDPDFAGEVKELTARREALTDELRLLLVPRDPSDGKDVILEIKAGEGGDESALFAGDLLRMYLRYAERVGWRTEIIDGNESDLGGYKDVSVAVKHRGVPEGGQGVWARLKYEGGVHRVQRVPATESQGRIHTSAAGVLVLPEAEDVEVEIGPNDLRIDVYRSSGPGGQSVNTTDSAVRITHLPTGIVVSCQNEKSQLQNKEQALRILRARLLAAAREEADREASDARRSQVRTVDRSERVRTYNFPENRISDHRVGYKAYNLDHVLDGDLDAVIQACVDADAAAKLAAAQ is encoded by the coding sequence ATGTTCGAGGCGGTCGAGGAACTCATCGGCGAGCACGCCGACCTCGAACGGAAACTCGCCGACCCCGCCGTCCACGCCGACCAGAACGCCGCGCGCCGCCTCGGCCGCCGGTACGCCGAGCTGACCCCCGTCGTCACCGCGTACCGGGCCTGGAAGTCACTGGGCGACGACATCGAGACGGCCAGGGAACTGGCCGCCGAGGACCCGGACTTCGCCGGCGAGGTCAAGGAGCTGACCGCGCGCCGCGAGGCCCTGACGGACGAGCTGCGCCTGCTGCTGGTGCCGCGCGACCCGAGCGACGGCAAGGACGTCATCCTGGAGATCAAGGCGGGCGAGGGCGGGGACGAGTCCGCGCTGTTCGCCGGCGACCTGCTGCGCATGTACCTGCGGTACGCGGAGCGCGTCGGCTGGCGCACGGAGATCATCGACGGCAACGAGTCCGACCTCGGCGGCTACAAGGACGTGTCCGTGGCCGTGAAGCACCGGGGCGTCCCGGAGGGCGGGCAGGGCGTGTGGGCGCGCCTGAAGTACGAGGGCGGCGTGCACCGCGTGCAGCGCGTGCCGGCGACCGAGTCCCAGGGCCGCATCCACACCTCGGCGGCGGGCGTGCTGGTGCTGCCCGAGGCGGAGGACGTCGAGGTCGAGATCGGTCCGAACGACCTCCGTATCGACGTGTACCGCTCCTCGGGACCCGGCGGCCAGTCCGTGAACACGACGGACTCCGCGGTCCGCATCACGCATCTGCCGACCGGCATCGTCGTGTCCTGCCAGAACGAGAAGAGCCAGCTCCAGAACAAGGAGCAGGCGCTGCGGATCCTCCGCGCCCGGCTGCTGGCGGCCGCGCGGGAGGAGGCGGACCGCGAGGCGTCGGACGCGCGCCGCAGCCAGGTGCGGACGGTCGACCGGTCCGAGCGCGTGCGGACGTACAACTTCCCGGAGAACCGCATCTCCGACCACCGCGTCGGCTACAAGGCGTACAACCTCGACCACGTCCTGGACGGCGACCTCGACGCCGTGATCCAGGCGTGCGTGGACGCCGACGCCGCCGCCAAGCTGGCCGCGGCCCAGTGA
- the prmC gene encoding peptide chain release factor N(5)-glutamine methyltransferase yields the protein MTASSSSPSPSSPSRSVLLAEVARATQRLADAGVPSPRFDAEELAAFVHGTERSRLHSVPDSEFDARYWEAVARREAREPLQHITGRAFFRYLELQVGPGVFVPRPETESVVGWAIDAVRAMDVAEPLIIDLCTGSGAIALALAQEVPRSRVHAVELDETALSWARRNAEGSRVVLHHGDARTALPELSGQADLVISNPPYIPLTEWEYVAPEARDHDPQLALFSGEDGLDVIRGLERAAHRLLRHGGMVVVEHADTQGGQVPWIFTEDRGWADAADHPDLNNRPRFATARRVAR from the coding sequence GTGACCGCTTCGTCGTCCTCGCCGTCCCCGTCGTCGCCCTCCCGGTCCGTGCTGCTGGCCGAGGTGGCCCGCGCCACCCAGCGCCTCGCCGACGCCGGGGTGCCATCGCCGCGTTTCGACGCCGAGGAGCTGGCCGCCTTCGTGCACGGCACGGAGCGCTCGCGGCTGCACAGCGTGCCGGACAGCGAGTTCGACGCGCGGTACTGGGAGGCCGTGGCGCGGCGCGAGGCGCGGGAGCCGCTGCAGCACATCACCGGCCGCGCGTTCTTCCGCTACCTGGAGCTGCAGGTCGGTCCCGGGGTGTTCGTGCCGAGGCCGGAGACGGAGTCGGTCGTCGGCTGGGCGATAGACGCCGTGCGCGCCATGGACGTCGCCGAGCCGCTGATCATCGACCTGTGCACCGGGTCCGGCGCCATCGCGCTGGCCCTCGCGCAGGAGGTGCCGCGCTCGCGCGTGCACGCCGTCGAGCTGGACGAGACGGCCCTGTCCTGGGCGCGCCGCAACGCCGAGGGCTCCCGCGTCGTCCTGCACCACGGGGACGCGCGCACCGCCCTGCCGGAGCTGTCGGGCCAGGCCGACCTCGTGATCTCCAATCCGCCGTACATCCCGCTCACCGAGTGGGAGTACGTGGCGCCCGAGGCCAGGGACCACGATCCGCAGCTCGCGCTGTTCTCCGGCGAGGACGGCCTGGACGTCATCCGCGGCCTGGAGCGGGCGGCCCACCGCCTGCTGCGGCACGGCGGCATGGTGGTCGTCGAGCACGCCGACACCCAGGGCGGCCAGGTGCCCTGGATCTTCACCGAGGACCGGGGCTGGGCCGACGCGGCCGACCATCCCGATCTCAACAACAGGCCCCGGTTCGCCACCGCACGCAGGGTCGCCCGCTGA
- a CDS encoding L-threonylcarbamoyladenylate synthase: MARRYDCTVAVDRATGLREAASAVRRGNLVVLPTDTVYGIGADAFSPAAVGDLLAAKGRGRNMPSPVLIGSPTTLHGLVTDFHEKAWELVDAFWPGGLTLVARHQPSLTWDLGETRGTVAVRMPLHPVALELLKDVGPMAVSSANRSGHPSPQTCDAARDMLGDSVAVYLDGGPTPDAVPSSIVDVTGGVPVLLRAGAVSEEELRKVVPDLETPH; encoded by the coding sequence ATGGCACGTCGTTACGACTGCACCGTCGCCGTCGACCGGGCCACCGGCCTGCGCGAGGCCGCTTCCGCCGTGCGCCGGGGCAACCTGGTGGTCCTGCCCACCGACACCGTCTACGGGATCGGCGCGGACGCCTTCTCGCCGGCCGCGGTCGGCGACCTGCTGGCGGCCAAGGGCCGCGGCCGGAACATGCCGAGCCCCGTCCTGATCGGTTCCCCGACGACCCTGCACGGCCTCGTCACCGACTTCCACGAGAAGGCGTGGGAGCTGGTGGACGCCTTCTGGCCCGGCGGGCTCACGCTGGTGGCCCGCCACCAGCCGTCGCTGACCTGGGACCTCGGCGAGACGCGCGGCACGGTCGCCGTCCGCATGCCGCTGCACCCGGTCGCGCTCGAACTGCTGAAGGACGTCGGCCCGATGGCCGTCTCCAGCGCCAACCGCAGCGGCCACCCGTCCCCGCAGACGTGCGACGCGGCCCGGGACATGCTCGGTGACTCCGTCGCCGTCTACCTCGACGGCGGTCCCACACCGGACGCGGTGCCGTCCTCCATCGTCGACGTCACCGGCGGGGTCCCGGTGCTGCTGCGCGCCGGGGCGGTGAGCGAGGAGGAGCTGCGGAAGGTCGTTCCCGATCTGGAGACCCCGCATTGA
- a CDS encoding protein-tyrosine-phosphatase produces the protein MLHVSTGNVCRSPITERLTRQALDDRLGPYARGLVVESAGTWGHEGAPMEEHAAQLLAEYGADPGGFTGRELLDEHVIQADLVLTATRDHRAQVISMGHSAGLRTFTLKEFTRLVRAIDMATLPVAESADGLVERARALARAAAALRGWLLAPTAEADEVQDPYGAPLPYFRSVGEEIRTALEPVVTALTGVPRRPGHARGVLR, from the coding sequence ATCCTGCACGTCAGCACGGGCAACGTCTGCCGTTCCCCCATCACCGAACGCCTCACCCGCCAGGCCCTCGACGACCGGCTCGGCCCGTACGCGCGGGGCCTCGTCGTGGAGAGCGCCGGCACGTGGGGGCACGAGGGCGCGCCCATGGAGGAGCACGCCGCGCAGCTCCTCGCCGAGTACGGCGCGGACCCGGGCGGCTTCACCGGCCGTGAACTGCTCGACGAGCACGTCATCCAGGCCGACCTGGTGCTGACCGCGACGCGCGACCACCGCGCGCAGGTGATCTCCATGGGGCACTCGGCGGGGCTGCGGACGTTCACGCTGAAGGAGTTCACGCGGCTGGTGCGCGCCATCGACATGGCGACGCTGCCGGTCGCCGAGTCCGCCGACGGCCTGGTGGAGCGCGCCCGCGCCCTCGCCAGGGCCGCGGCGGCGCTGCGCGGGTGGCTGCTCGCGCCCACGGCGGAGGCGGACGAGGTGCAGGACCCGTACGGCGCCCCGCTGCCGTACTTCCGCAGCGTCGGCGAGGAGATCCGCACGGCGCTCGAACCCGTCGTGACGGCGCTGACGGGCGTTCCGCGACGTCCGGGGCACGCGCGCGGGGTCCTGCGCTGA
- a CDS encoding MraY family glycosyltransferase gives MGLSVREYLLTLCVAAAVTYLLIGPVRKFAIAWGAMPAIRARDVHREPTPRLGGIAMFGGLCAGLLVASRLENAGEVFRLSDEPRALLSGAALIWVIGVLDDRYGVDALVKLGLQMVAAGVMVLQGLTILWLPIPTVGLVALTPLQGTLLTVALVVITINAVNFVDGLDGLAAGMVGIAGAAFFLYSYRIWYGYGIESAAPATLFSAVLIGMCVGFLPHNLHPARIFMGDSGSMLLGLILAAGAVSITGQVDPDAVYLFTLSERDTVTQLMPVYIPLLLPLTIIAIPFIDLVMAIVRRTWNGRSPFSADRGHLHHRLLEIGHSQSRAVLIMYFWSSLIAFGSVGYSVQSASAWIVPTIVGLSAVGLVVLLLPRFTPRVPAWAQRIVPPRYRMRRADASGEDQQPTSEGLSEPPADAGERPVTAAGEPSRGADDVPPGEPGTGPQDPRARAVRPGPHGASAVGDRQRFGVRRKIDSRS, from the coding sequence CTGGGGCTTTCTGTGCGCGAATACCTGTTGACGCTCTGCGTCGCGGCGGCCGTCACCTATCTGCTGATCGGTCCGGTGCGGAAGTTCGCCATCGCCTGGGGCGCGATGCCCGCGATCCGGGCGCGGGACGTGCACCGTGAGCCGACGCCGCGTCTCGGCGGCATCGCGATGTTCGGCGGTCTGTGCGCCGGGCTGCTGGTGGCCTCCCGACTGGAGAACGCGGGCGAGGTCTTCCGGCTGTCGGACGAGCCCCGCGCCCTGCTGTCGGGCGCGGCGCTGATCTGGGTGATCGGCGTCCTGGACGACCGGTACGGCGTGGACGCGCTGGTGAAGCTCGGCCTCCAGATGGTGGCGGCGGGCGTCATGGTGCTCCAGGGCCTCACGATCCTGTGGCTGCCGATCCCGACGGTCGGCCTGGTGGCCCTGACCCCGCTCCAGGGCACGCTGCTCACGGTCGCGCTCGTCGTGATCACCATCAACGCCGTGAACTTCGTGGACGGTCTCGACGGTCTCGCCGCGGGCATGGTGGGCATCGCGGGCGCCGCGTTCTTCCTGTACAGCTACCGCATCTGGTACGGCTACGGCATCGAGTCCGCCGCCCCGGCGACGCTCTTCTCGGCCGTCCTGATCGGCATGTGCGTCGGCTTCCTGCCGCACAACCTGCACCCGGCGCGCATCTTCATGGGGGACTCGGGCTCCATGCTGCTCGGGCTGATCCTGGCGGCCGGCGCGGTGTCGATCACGGGCCAGGTCGACCCGGACGCGGTGTACCTCTTCACCCTGTCCGAGCGGGACACGGTCACGCAGCTGATGCCGGTCTACATCCCGCTGCTGCTGCCGCTGACGATCATCGCGATCCCGTTCATCGACCTGGTGATGGCGATCGTCCGCCGGACGTGGAACGGGCGCTCGCCGTTCTCCGCCGACCGCGGGCACCTGCACCACCGGCTGCTGGAGATCGGGCACAGCCAGTCCAGGGCCGTGCTGATCATGTACTTCTGGTCGTCCCTGATCGCGTTCGGGTCCGTCGGGTACTCGGTGCAGTCGGCGAGCGCGTGGATCGTGCCCACGATCGTGGGACTGAGCGCCGTCGGGCTGGTCGTCCTGCTGCTGCCGCGGTTCACCCCCCGGGTGCCGGCCTGGGCGCAGCGGATCGTGCCGCCGCGCTACCGTATGCGGCGCGCGGACGCCTCGGGAGAGGATCAACAGCCCACGTCCGAGGGCCTGTCGGAGCCGCCGGCCGATGCCGGGGAACGGCCCGTGACGGCCGCTGGGGAGCCCTCGCGCGGGGCGGACGACGTCCCGCCCGGGGAGCCCGGCACAGGGCCGCAGGACCCCCGTGCGAGGGCCGTACGGCCCGGTCCGCACGGTGCCTCGGCGGTGGGGGACCGGCAGCGCTTCGGCGTCCGCCGGAAGATCGACAGCCGGTCATAG